The following are from one region of the Bacteroides sp. genome:
- a CDS encoding 3'-5' exonuclease, translating to MSLQPENHSLHEEKQFLALVMKKLTDSLKQFSERIKGLSDDMLETRRYLYEHKTGMDRMERYAILQSLFRGNLVGESAVERMKNIEKLLASPYFGRIDFREKSGDEVFPLYIGIHSFYDQEARANVIHDWRAPVSSMFYDFELGEVFFETHEGRVEGDITLKGQYHIRNGKMEYMLENPSAVYDEMLQQVLSENSDRKMRNIVATIQRDQNPIVRNERSRVLIIQGVAGSGKTSIALHRIAFLLYRFKATIKANNILIISPNKVYADYIANVLPELGEERVPEMGMEELGAKLLQGRYKFQTFFEQVSQLLGKSDEGFRERIEFKASGDMLTRLDQYLVYVNNEFFKPADLWVGRSLVPEWFIKEQFESLHRLPVMKRFGMMAKAIEDNIVFYYRRDVTPEERKFILKEVTAMFRITNVRQLYKDFYEWLGQPQMLKAASRSRLEYADVFPLVYLMIRFEGSQTFDGVKHLLVDEMQDYTPLQYAVLARLFSCNKTILGDASQKVSLAGSSTAEMIREVMPDADLVKLRRSYRSTWEITRFAQQILPDSLLIAVERHGEAPKVKGFGGQKEEVAYIRERIVTFWKSGQKTMGIICKTQKQADWLYGQLGSMQESVSILDKQSKAFSLGVVLMPVHLAKGLEFDEVIVPFVTGEHYNTELDKHLLYIACTRAMHRLGLSYAGRKSQFI from the coding sequence ATGAGCCTCCAGCCCGAAAATCATAGTTTGCATGAAGAGAAGCAATTCCTTGCACTGGTGATGAAGAAACTCACCGATTCGCTGAAGCAATTCAGCGAGCGGATCAAGGGGCTTTCCGATGATATGCTTGAGACCAGGAGGTACCTGTATGAGCATAAGACAGGGATGGACCGTATGGAGCGCTATGCCATCCTGCAGAGCCTCTTTCGGGGTAACTTGGTGGGTGAGAGTGCCGTGGAGCGTATGAAGAACATTGAAAAACTGCTGGCGTCACCTTACTTTGGGCGAATCGACTTCAGGGAAAAAAGCGGGGATGAGGTGTTCCCATTGTATATCGGCATCCATTCGTTTTACGACCAGGAGGCCCGGGCCAATGTAATCCACGACTGGCGGGCACCCGTTTCAAGTATGTTTTACGATTTTGAGCTGGGCGAGGTTTTTTTTGAAACCCACGAAGGCAGGGTCGAGGGCGACATCACCCTCAAGGGGCAGTATCATATCCGCAACGGCAAAATGGAGTATATGCTCGAGAACCCCTCGGCAGTATACGATGAGATGCTGCAGCAGGTGCTGAGTGAAAACTCTGACCGTAAGATGCGCAACATCGTGGCCACCATTCAACGTGATCAGAACCCCATTGTCAGGAATGAGCGCTCACGGGTGTTGATCATACAAGGGGTAGCTGGATCGGGCAAGACCTCCATAGCCCTCCACCGCATCGCCTTCCTACTCTATCGCTTTAAGGCCACGATTAAAGCCAACAACATCCTCATCATCTCGCCCAACAAGGTGTATGCTGACTACATTGCCAATGTATTGCCCGAACTGGGTGAGGAGCGGGTCCCCGAAATGGGTATGGAAGAACTTGGTGCGAAGCTGCTGCAAGGACGCTATAAGTTCCAGACCTTTTTTGAGCAGGTCAGCCAGTTGCTGGGAAAAAGCGACGAGGGTTTTCGTGAGCGCATCGAGTTCAAGGCCTCTGGCGATATGCTTACCAGGCTTGACCAGTATTTAGTTTATGTCAACAACGAATTTTTTAAGCCTGCCGACCTGTGGGTGGGACGAAGCTTGGTGCCAGAATGGTTTATCAAAGAACAGTTCGAGTCGCTCCATCGCCTGCCTGTAATGAAGCGCTTCGGGATGATGGCCAAAGCCATAGAGGATAACATTGTTTTTTATTACCGCCGTGATGTGACTCCCGAGGAGCGCAAGTTTATCCTGAAGGAGGTGACGGCGATGTTCAGGATTACCAACGTGAGACAGCTGTATAAGGATTTCTACGAATGGCTGGGGCAGCCCCAAATGCTGAAGGCAGCCAGCAGGTCGAGACTCGAGTATGCTGATGTGTTTCCGCTGGTGTACCTGATGATACGCTTTGAAGGTTCACAGACCTTCGATGGGGTGAAGCACCTTTTGGTGGACGAGATGCAGGACTACACCCCCTTACAGTATGCAGTGCTGGCCAGGCTGTTTTCCTGCAATAAAACCATCCTGGGTGACGCCAGCCAAAAGGTGAGCCTGGCAGGCTCCTCGACGGCCGAGATGATCCGCGAGGTGATGCCCGATGCCGACCTGGTGAAGCTCAGGCGAAGCTACCGTAGCACTTGGGAGATTACACGCTTTGCCCAGCAGATCCTGCCCGACAGCCTGCTTATAGCAGTGGAGCGTCATGGTGAGGCGCCCAAGGTGAAAGGCTTTGGCGGGCAGAAGGAGGAGGTGGCCTACATCAGGGAGCGCATTGTAACCTTTTGGAAATCAGGTCAAAAGACGATGGGTATCATCTGCAAGACACAGAAACAGGCTGATTGGCTCTACGGACAACTGGGCTCGATGCAAGAGTCAGTCAGCATACTCGATAAACAGAGTAAGGCGTTTTCCTTAGGAGTGGTTTTGATGCCCGTTCACCTGGCCAAAGGGCTGGAGTTTGATGAAGTAATTGTACCCTTCGTTACCGGTGAGCATTACAATACTGAATTGGATAAGCACCTGCTTTATATTGCCTGTACGAGGGCGATGCACAGGCTCGGATTGAGCTACGCCGGGAGAAAAAGCCAGTTTATTTAG